The Candidatus Eremiobacterota bacterium nucleotide sequence GGTCCTCGCCCAGGCTCCCCAGCTCCCCCAGTACCAGGTGGTCCTCGACAGCTTTGCCCAGAAGCAGCAGAAGATTCTTGCCGATCTCGAGAAGATCGAGGGGGCCTGCGAAAAGTTCTACGGGGCGAAACAGAAATACCCCTCGCAGCCTTCCGAGCTCGTGGCGGCAAATATGCTCGCCGCCGCAGACACCAAGGACCCCTGGGGGCGCGATTACCTCATCAAGGCCCCTGAGAAGCCCGGCGGCCCTCAAGCTGCCTCCCCCGCCGGCGGCGGCCCCGTGGTCATCAATGTGGGCGGCGGCCCGGCAATGATCCATCCCGGCAGGCCTTTTCCGGGGAAATTCATTGACAGGGAGGAAGTGGGCGGACCTCCCAGGGATGGCCTCATCGCAAGGCCGGCGGCTCCTCCACAGGCATATGGCCCCCCGGGCTGGAGCGGTACCCTTCCCAACATAGTATGCGTGGGCGCCGACGGGAAAGAGGGGACCCCCGATGATCTGGACCTCAAGGCATTATTCCTCGCGAGGGGCCCCCAGCTTCCCCAGGTGGTCGCTATGCCGGGAAAGCCCATGATGGAGGAAAGGGAGATGATGGCGGGGGGAGCAGCGCCTCAGGGAGCCATGATGAAGATGCAGGCGAACAGGGCCGACATGGCCATGCCTTCTGCGGCACCGCCTCCTGAGGCAAAGCAGGCATCGCTTGAGAGCGCCCAGGAGCCGGTGAGGGTGAGGGAATACTTCCCCGAAACCCTCATGTCGGTGCCGGAGCTCATCACCGATGACAAAGGGATAGCCCTTCTCACGGTGCCTCTGGCGGACTCGATCACCACGTGGCGCCTCTCGGCCCTGGCAAACTCCCTGAAAGGAAAGCTTGGGAGCACCACGGGAGGGATCAAGGTCTTCCAGGATTTCTTCGTGGACCTGGACCTCCCGGTGAAGCTCACCCAGGGGGACGAGGTCTCCATTCCCGTGCGTATCTTTAATTACCTTCCCAAGTCCCAGCAGATAGCGGTGACGCTGGAGAAGGGCGACTGGTTCGAGGTGCTCGATAAGGAGCTTACCCAGAAGAGGACGGTAGAGAAGGAGGATGTCGTTGCCACGCGCTTCACCATCAGGGTGAAGGAAGTGGGCATTCACAAGCTCAACATCACTGCAAGGGGAAGCGAGCTTTCTGACGCCATAAGCCGCGAGATAGAAGTGGAGCCCGACGGCAAGAAATACCTGCTTTACAAGGGCGACCTCATCAAGAGCCCGGGGAGCAGCACCTCCATTGAGATTCCGGGAAGCGCCATCGCCAACGGAAGCGACATCCAGCTCGTGGTGTACCCCAGGCCCGTGTCGCAGATCATCGAGGGCATGGATACCATCTTCAGGATGCCCGGCGGCTGCTTTGAGCAGACCTCATCGATCACCTATCCCAACGTCCTTGTGCTTGATTATCTCAAGAAGTCGGGGCAGTCAACGCCCCAGGTGGAGAAAAAGGCCCTCGAGTATATCAACCAGGGCTATCAGCGCCTCCTGGGATACGAGATCCAGGGCGGCGGCTTCCAGGTGTGGGGTGCTCCCCCCGCCACCAAGGTCCTCACCGCATACGGCATCATGGAGTTCTCTGACATGGCCAAGGTCGCCCAGGTTGATAAGGGCGCCATAGACAGGGCCAAGAGGTGGCTTCTCTCCCAGAAGCAGCCCGACGGGTCATGGACGCCTGACCAGAGCTTTGCCCATGCCGAGCAGTGGGGCACTATCCAGTCAAACAACATGCCCACGACGGCCTACCTCACCTGGGCCCTTGCCGAGGCGGGATGCAAGGGGGAGATTGCCGATTCCATCAGCTACCTCAAGAAGCAAGCAGGCCAAGTATCCAATCCTTATATACTCGCCCTCATGGCGAATGCCTTCATCGCATACAACATCAATGATGGCGACGGGGCAAAACTTCTTGACCGCCTGAACGGGATGAAGACTGAGGAAAAAGAGGGTGTCTACTGGAAGACAGACTCCCTTTATTCCCAGGGATTACCGGCGTCGGTGGAAACGACGGCCCTGGTCGTCTACGCCATGCAGAAGACAAAGAAGTACCCGGAAACGATAGGCAAGGGCCTCTCCTATCTCGTGAAGTCAAAGGATCAGAACGGTCTCTGGTACTCGACGCAGGCCACCATCTTTGCCATGCGGGCCTTACTGCTTTCGCAGGTTTCAGCTCCCCCGGAACCGGCGGAGCTTACGGCGGACATCATCGTAAACGGTGAGAAAGCCGACTCCTTTACGATCAATGACAAGAACCTGGAGCTTTTCCAGCAGTTTGACCTGAAGAAGTATGTGAAAAACGGCAGGAATGATGTGAAGATCGAGGTGAAGGGGAAGGGTGAGTGCGCCTACCGCGTGGCGGGAACCTATTATCTCCCCTGGACTGCCGCTGAAAAGGCCAGGAACAAGGAGCTGGACATCCAGGTGGCCTATGACAGGACCGAGGTGAAGACCCAGGACTCCATCGCCTGCAAGGTCAAGGTGAAGAACCTCAGGAATTCCTATGCGCCCATGGTGATGGTGGAAGTAGGGACGCCGCCGGGGTTCGACGTGATGACTGAGGATATAGAGCGTATGGTGGCAGCGAAAAAGGTGCAGAAGTTTGAGATGGCCAGTGACAGGGTGGTGCTCTATCTCAACGGGGTGGAGAAGGGAAAGTCATTTGACGGCTCCTTCAGGCTTACCGCGCGTTACCCACTCAAGGTGAAAACGCCGACAAGTCTTACGTACCTCTATTACAATCCCGAGGTGAACGCCCGGTGCGCCCCTGTCACCATCAGGGTGAACTAGGAAAACCCTTTTCGGGGTGAGGAGTTGAAAAGAGTGTCTCTTCGAGGGGCACTCTTTTTTTCCAGACTTCTAATTCGTTGGGGAAGGCCTGGCAAAGGCCATGTTCCAGGAAAACCCGTGAAGGTTTTATCAAAGGCCGGTGAAGAGTCTGAAATTCCTGAAGGAGTGCCCTCGCTGGTGAATCTCTCCCTGTTCCTTTCCTTGGACCGCGATTTCTGATATAATGAGGGAAGAATGGTGAGGAGGTGGGTTTTATGAAGACTGCCAGGAGGGGCTTCACCCTTGTGGAGTTGATTGTGGCCATTGCCGTCGCCGGCATCATCATGGCCATTGCTGTTCCCCAGTATATCGGCTACAAGTCCAGGCTTATCGCAAAGTCCGAAGCCCTCAAGTTCGAGGCCTTTCTTGCCGAAGCGAAGGAGACGTCAAAGAAGTACTGCACCTCCATC carries:
- a CDS encoding MG2 domain-containing protein; protein product: MKNRIWITGGLLVIVLMAALIISSCGRTGGGIATSGSVPSQFLETRIIGQNTLLCGTPASLRVIVFDARGMTPVKDARVEAVLAGSELGQRHRLFSDKTNDLGTIAMTYTVPADARGAMELTVTVKAGEGERSEKLPVTVSDKEPKISLSTDKPLYQPGQVIHIKALALELPTLEPLAKKKMILEVLDPKGNKVVKLDQETSPYGIVGLDFSLAREINLGEYVIRASAEGGAPVEKKVMVKKYVLPKFKAELVAKKKFYTPGETLDGHVSARYFFGKPVAEAEVLINILASDDRLRKVAVLKGKTDKDGVYKFSFKVPRDFNGIAFHANKAFLAFEANVRDTAEHKEAVYHQYPVAKYPISVQVMPEGGRMIPGLENILYLVASYPDGSPSECKVQVKLPEGNTREVVTDAGGYGTLTVTPKKNESVLLRLQARDRQGNESEKTVSFSAGDKEETVLLRTDKTLYNAGDPVKVKVLSSRKEGAVYLDFLRNGHTLYTQSVFTRDGQGDGTLEVPAEVSGMVALNAYFVSPYTGVVQDSRSLYFAPSDLNVAVKLDKETYQPGGEAKLEFKVTDKKGNPVPSALGVDLVDESVFAMFERRPGMETIYFLVPADIMKAPYVLGGLTMRDFILNAAEPQSETCSKVVLAQAPQLPQYQVVLDSFAQKQQKILADLEKIEGACEKFYGAKQKYPSQPSELVAANMLAAADTKDPWGRDYLIKAPEKPGGPQAASPAGGGPVVINVGGGPAMIHPGRPFPGKFIDREEVGGPPRDGLIARPAAPPQAYGPPGWSGTLPNIVCVGADGKEGTPDDLDLKALFLARGPQLPQVVAMPGKPMMEEREMMAGGAAPQGAMMKMQANRADMAMPSAAPPPEAKQASLESAQEPVRVREYFPETLMSVPELITDDKGIALLTVPLADSITTWRLSALANSLKGKLGSTTGGIKVFQDFFVDLDLPVKLTQGDEVSIPVRIFNYLPKSQQIAVTLEKGDWFEVLDKELTQKRTVEKEDVVATRFTIRVKEVGIHKLNITARGSELSDAISREIEVEPDGKKYLLYKGDLIKSPGSSTSIEIPGSAIANGSDIQLVVYPRPVSQIIEGMDTIFRMPGGCFEQTSSITYPNVLVLDYLKKSGQSTPQVEKKALEYINQGYQRLLGYEIQGGGFQVWGAPPATKVLTAYGIMEFSDMAKVAQVDKGAIDRAKRWLLSQKQPDGSWTPDQSFAHAEQWGTIQSNNMPTTAYLTWALAEAGCKGEIADSISYLKKQAGQVSNPYILALMANAFIAYNINDGDGAKLLDRLNGMKTEEKEGVYWKTDSLYSQGLPASVETTALVVYAMQKTKKYPETIGKGLSYLVKSKDQNGLWYSTQATIFAMRALLLSQVSAPPEPAELTADIIVNGEKADSFTINDKNLELFQQFDLKKYVKNGRNDVKIEVKGKGECAYRVAGTYYLPWTAAEKARNKELDIQVAYDRTEVKTQDSIACKVKVKNLRNSYAPMVMVEVGTPPGFDVMTEDIERMVAAKKVQKFEMASDRVVLYLNGVEKGKSFDGSFRLTARYPLKVKTPTSLTYLYYNPEVNARCAPVTIRVN